The Virgibacillus sp. MSP4-1 genome has a segment encoding these proteins:
- the ssb gene encoding single-stranded DNA-binding protein, producing the protein MMNRVVLVGRLTKDPDLRYTPNGVAVANFTVACNRPFSNQQGNREADFINCVVWRRAAENLANYMKKGSMIGVDGRIQTRSFDNQEGRRVFVTEVVAESVQFLESRGSSQQGDRGSSGFRADQNPPQDNNNRREEDPFADNGEPIDLSDDDLPF; encoded by the coding sequence ATGATGAATCGTGTCGTTCTTGTAGGAAGATTAACCAAGGATCCTGACTTACGTTATACACCAAATGGAGTAGCAGTTGCGAACTTTACCGTAGCCTGCAACCGTCCCTTTTCAAATCAGCAGGGAAATCGGGAAGCTGATTTCATTAATTGTGTCGTATGGAGACGTGCGGCAGAAAACCTTGCAAACTACATGAAAAAGGGCAGTATGATTGGTGTAGACGGTCGTATTCAAACACGCAGCTTTGACAACCAGGAAGGCAGAAGAGTCTTTGTTACGGAAGTTGTAGCGGAAAGTGTTCAGTTCTTAGAATCAAGGGGATCCTCACAACAAGGTGACAGAGGTTCATCAGGTTTTCGTGCAGATCAGAATCCTCCACAAGATAATAATAATCGTCGTGAAGAAGATCCATTTGCAGATAATGGTGAACCAATTGATTTATCCGATGATGATTTACCATTCTAA
- the rpsF gene encoding 30S ribosomal protein S6 has product MTKYEIMYIIRPDVDEETQKSIVERFNSVLTNNGAEIEKVDEMGKRRLAYEINDYREGYYVVVNFASEAVAVEEFDRQAKFTDDIIRHMAIREEDQ; this is encoded by the coding sequence ATGACAAAATATGAAATTATGTATATCATCCGCCCAGATGTTGATGAGGAAACTCAAAAAAGCATTGTTGAGCGTTTTAACAGTGTCTTAACCAATAATGGTGCGGAGATTGAAAAAGTTGATGAAATGGGCAAGCGTCGTTTGGCATATGAGATCAACGACTATCGTGAAGGATATTATGTTGTTGTGAACTTTGCGAGCGAAGCTGTAGCCGTTGAAGAATTTGATCGTCAGGCTAAGTTTACTGATGATATCATTCGCCATATGGCAATTCGTGAAGAAGATCAATAA
- the yyaC gene encoding spore protease YyaC → MNLKDILFPKKQEKRFYYAEKTATLKIAKTLKEWIPKQEKDIVVVCIGTDRSTGDSLGPMVGTLLKDQSLNLSNLYIYGTLEQPVHAKNLEEQLEVISEKHPDANILAIDACLGKQSSIGSIIIGSGPMRPGAAVQKQLPEIGDLYISAVVNISGYMEYFVLQNTRLSIVMNMAKEIAHALRLFDYLVSKEKKATK, encoded by the coding sequence ATGAATCTAAAGGACATCCTTTTTCCAAAAAAGCAGGAAAAAAGGTTTTACTATGCGGAAAAAACAGCGACTTTAAAAATAGCTAAAACCTTAAAAGAATGGATTCCTAAACAAGAAAAGGACATTGTTGTGGTATGTATTGGGACAGATCGGTCTACCGGGGACTCCCTCGGCCCTATGGTCGGCACATTGCTCAAGGATCAATCATTAAACCTGAGTAATCTATACATATACGGAACATTGGAACAGCCTGTTCATGCAAAAAATTTAGAGGAGCAGCTGGAGGTTATTTCTGAAAAGCATCCTGATGCCAACATTCTTGCTATTGATGCCTGCCTGGGAAAACAATCCTCCATTGGCTCCATTATCATTGGTTCTGGTCCTATGAGGCCTGGTGCAGCAGTTCAAAAGCAATTACCTGAAATTGGCGACTTATATATAAGTGCAGTCGTTAACATTAGCGGCTATATGGAGTATTTTGTTTTGCAAAACACCCGTCTATCCATTGTTATGAATATGGCTAAGGAAATTGCCCATGCTCTGCGACTATTTGATTATTTGGTATCCAAGGAAAAGAAGGCAACAAAATAA
- the noc gene encoding nucleoid occlusion protein codes for MHPLNRFFGVGEKQDTGKKDQSHQEEVVQIPVSEIQPNQYQPRSTFSQDRIEELAQTIHTHGMIQPIVIRKTDEDRVKYELIAGERRWRAAQHLNWEQIPAIVKDMTDTETASVALIENLQREELTVIEEAIAYGQLLEMHGLTQEALAQRLGKSQSTIANKLRLLKLPEPVQEAVLNKQITERHARALIALEEPELQEKLLKEILEKDLNVKQTEARIEQLKNPKPKKKSKPRVKGISKDIRIAMNTLRQSIHMVNDTGIELETDEEELDDYYQLTIKIPKKK; via the coding sequence ATGCATCCATTAAATCGTTTCTTTGGAGTGGGTGAAAAACAGGATACGGGCAAAAAAGACCAAAGTCATCAGGAAGAAGTTGTCCAGATACCAGTAAGTGAAATTCAACCGAACCAGTATCAGCCGAGATCAACGTTCAGCCAGGACCGTATAGAAGAATTGGCGCAAACCATTCATACACATGGCATGATACAGCCAATTGTTATTCGGAAAACAGATGAAGACAGGGTTAAATATGAACTGATAGCTGGTGAAAGACGTTGGAGGGCCGCGCAACATCTCAATTGGGAGCAAATACCTGCCATTGTAAAAGATATGACAGACACTGAAACAGCTTCCGTAGCTCTTATTGAGAACCTACAGAGGGAAGAACTGACAGTGATTGAAGAGGCGATTGCCTATGGTCAGTTGCTTGAAATGCACGGCTTGACTCAGGAAGCGCTCGCTCAACGTTTAGGGAAAAGCCAGTCAACGATTGCTAATAAACTCAGGTTGTTGAAGCTTCCGGAACCTGTACAGGAGGCTGTTTTAAATAAACAAATTACAGAGCGCCATGCTCGGGCATTGATTGCTTTGGAAGAACCTGAGTTGCAGGAAAAACTTCTGAAGGAAATTTTGGAGAAAGACTTAAATGTAAAACAGACAGAGGCTCGTATAGAACAATTAAAAAATCCCAAGCCAAAAAAGAAGTCCAAGCCTCGTGTGAAGGGGATCAGTAAGGATATCAGGATTGCTATGAATACACTTCGGCAATCGATCCATATGGTGAATGACACAGGGATTGAACTGGAAACAGATGAAGAAGAATTAGATGATTACTACCAATTAACAATTAAAATACCAAAAAAGAAATGA
- a CDS encoding membrane protein, translating into MIKAGFKWMFLIIGTMVGAGYASGRELWQFFGHESGLAILLFAIMFGVCCYVILSISYDEQSTHYVPVLRIIVGKHLTSLYDFLILFYLFTTTIIMMAGSGATWQAFRHSYWFGIAALCIPLVLAFVWNINGILSLNSIILPLLIGGLLYVLVLFTWQEDLSLLSHIHEQTNWVSAFPFTALNILPLIAVLGAVGKHVKKKGEIWIASVGSAAVLGIISFIYNNSLIHISEEILLYEIPLFAILKQYPYKMFIFISFLLWIALFTTALSGVLGLITRIQEKIQVPLWLLALVTVVIMIPFTSFGFATLIEYLYPLYGLLNLYILSAILLYPIANRYKDDLKY; encoded by the coding sequence ATGATAAAAGCAGGATTTAAATGGATGTTCTTAATTATTGGTACAATGGTCGGTGCAGGATATGCATCAGGAAGAGAACTGTGGCAGTTTTTTGGCCATGAAAGTGGACTAGCTATTCTTTTATTTGCCATTATGTTTGGGGTCTGCTGTTATGTGATTTTATCCATAAGCTATGATGAGCAGTCCACTCATTATGTTCCTGTGCTTCGTATCATTGTGGGCAAGCATTTAACTTCATTATATGACTTTCTCATTCTATTTTATTTATTTACGACCACTATTATTATGATGGCAGGAAGTGGGGCAACCTGGCAGGCCTTTCGTCATTCATACTGGTTTGGTATTGCTGCACTGTGTATTCCGCTGGTTTTGGCCTTTGTCTGGAATATTAATGGAATTCTATCTTTAAATAGTATTATTTTACCCCTGTTGATCGGTGGGCTGTTATATGTACTTGTTTTATTTACCTGGCAGGAGGATTTATCGCTGCTTTCCCATATTCATGAACAGACGAATTGGGTGTCAGCCTTTCCTTTTACTGCACTGAATATCCTGCCATTAATTGCTGTACTTGGTGCTGTAGGTAAGCACGTAAAGAAAAAAGGGGAAATATGGATTGCCAGTGTAGGAAGTGCAGCTGTTTTAGGGATTATCTCCTTCATTTATAACAACAGTTTAATACATATATCTGAGGAGATTCTGCTCTACGAAATCCCTTTGTTTGCCATTTTAAAGCAATATCCCTATAAGATGTTTATTTTTATTTCATTTTTACTTTGGATTGCCTTGTTTACTACGGCATTATCCGGAGTTTTGGGATTAATTACGCGAATTCAGGAAAAAATCCAGGTCCCTCTATGGCTGTTAGCACTGGTTACAGTCGTTATTATGATTCCTTTTACATCATTTGGTTTCGCTACTTTAATTGAATATCTATATCCTTTATACGGCTTACTGAATTTATATATCCTGTCGGCAATTTTGCTGTATCCTATTGCCAATCGATATAAAGATGATTTAAAATATTAA
- a CDS encoding ParB/RepB/Spo0J family partition protein, protein MARGLGKGLSTFFPDVDEVDAKDESVKEIPINQCRPNPYQPRKTFQADAIEELKESIIQHGILQPIILRESIKGFEIVVGERRFRAAKEAGLETIPAVVRDLSDDQMMELALLENLQREDLTPIEEAQAYDRLINELGVTQEVLAQRLGKSRSHIANLVRLLSLPESVIALINNRELSMGHGRALLGLKDEEKLPLVVEKVRKDKLNVRQLELLISNLNNKKIKPKPKKEKKDIFLQAKETELRERFGTNVTIQKSKRKGKIEIEFFNQDDLNRIMDLLNGDDE, encoded by the coding sequence ATGGCGCGAGGGTTGGGTAAAGGTTTAAGTACTTTTTTCCCCGATGTAGATGAAGTAGATGCCAAAGATGAGTCTGTTAAAGAAATTCCGATTAATCAATGTCGTCCAAATCCTTATCAGCCTCGTAAGACATTCCAGGCAGATGCGATAGAGGAGCTTAAAGAGTCGATTATTCAACACGGTATATTACAGCCAATCATTTTACGGGAAAGTATTAAAGGCTTTGAGATTGTAGTTGGAGAGAGGCGTTTTCGTGCTGCTAAGGAGGCTGGTTTAGAGACCATCCCGGCAGTTGTTCGTGATTTAAGTGATGATCAGATGATGGAATTAGCCTTACTTGAGAACTTACAAAGAGAAGACTTAACACCGATAGAGGAAGCCCAGGCTTATGACAGGCTTATTAATGAATTAGGCGTCACGCAGGAAGTATTAGCTCAACGATTGGGGAAAAGCCGCTCACATATAGCCAACCTTGTACGTCTTTTATCACTGCCCGAGAGTGTGATTGCGCTGATCAATAACCGTGAGCTTTCGATGGGACACGGAAGAGCGCTATTAGGATTAAAGGATGAAGAGAAACTTCCATTAGTAGTGGAGAAGGTTCGGAAAGATAAGCTGAATGTACGTCAGTTAGAGCTATTAATTTCGAACTTAAACAATAAAAAAATTAAACCGAAGCCTAAGAAAGAGAAAAAAGATATTTTTCTGCAGGCAAAGGAAACGGAATTACGCGAAAGATTTGGTACAAATGTGACCATTCAGAAAAGCAAACGAAAAGGTAAGATTGAAATTGAATTTTTCAATCAGGATGACCTAAATCGAATCATGGATTTGTTAAATGGGGACGATGAATAA
- a CDS encoding ParA family protein: MGKVISIANQKGGVGKTTTSVNLSASLTEAGNKVLLVDTDPQGNATSGVGIDKADMDQCIYNVLIEDLDAQEVCVPTSVENLYSIPATIQLAGAEVELVPTISREVRLKKALDPIKDQFDYIIIDCPPSLGLLTINALTASDTVLIPVQCEYYALEGLSQLLNTVRLVQKQLNKSLMIEGVLLTMLDARTNLGIQVIEEVKKYFQDKVFQAIIPRNVRLGEAPSYGEPITTYDPKSRGAEVYNELAKEVMANGARVG, encoded by the coding sequence ATGGGCAAAGTCATTTCAATAGCGAACCAAAAAGGAGGGGTTGGTAAAACAACCACTTCTGTGAATCTGAGTGCATCCTTAACGGAGGCAGGCAATAAAGTACTTCTAGTAGACACAGATCCGCAAGGGAATGCCACAAGTGGGGTAGGTATCGATAAGGCAGACATGGATCAGTGTATATATAATGTTTTAATAGAAGACCTGGATGCTCAGGAAGTTTGTGTTCCCACATCAGTTGAAAATCTGTATTCTATTCCGGCAACGATACAGTTAGCAGGAGCAGAGGTGGAATTAGTTCCGACGATTTCCCGTGAGGTTCGTTTAAAGAAAGCTTTGGATCCGATTAAAGATCAGTTTGACTATATCATAATTGATTGTCCTCCATCATTAGGCCTTCTTACCATTAACGCTTTAACAGCATCTGACACAGTATTAATTCCTGTTCAATGTGAATATTATGCTTTGGAAGGTTTAAGTCAGCTGCTTAACACGGTTCGTCTTGTGCAGAAACAACTGAATAAATCATTAATGATTGAGGGCGTATTACTTACCATGCTTGATGCCCGGACAAACCTGGGTATTCAAGTTATAGAAGAAGTGAAAAAGTACTTTCAGGATAAGGTCTTTCAAGCGATTATTCCTCGGAATGTCAGACTTGGCGAAGCTCCCAGCTATGGAGAACCAATTACCACGTATGATCCAAAATCACGAGGTGCTGAAGTTTATAATGAATTAGCGAAGGAAGTGATGGCGAATGGCGCGAGGGTTGGGTAA
- the rsmG gene encoding 16S rRNA (guanine(527)-N(7))-methyltransferase RsmG, with translation MDKQTFQQSLNERGMELNQKQLEQFDQYYQMLVEWNNKMNLTSITDEEGVYLKHFFDSLSASFYYDFNKPLKVCDVGAGAGFPSLPLKIAFPQLQITIVDSLKKRVTFLNELANQLGLENVAFYHDRAETFGKNKAFREQFDVVTARAVARMSVLSELCLPLVKVGGTFLAMKGAKFQEEEKEAEKAVQQLGGEWKRIYDFPLPEEDSKRYIAEIDKVKQTPKRFPRKPGTPNKNPIT, from the coding sequence ATGGATAAACAAACCTTCCAGCAGAGTCTGAATGAAAGAGGAATGGAACTAAATCAAAAGCAGTTGGAGCAATTTGATCAATACTACCAAATGTTAGTGGAATGGAATAACAAAATGAACTTAACCTCCATCACTGATGAGGAAGGAGTGTATTTAAAACACTTCTTTGATTCACTTTCTGCTTCCTTTTATTATGACTTTAATAAGCCTTTAAAGGTATGTGATGTAGGTGCAGGAGCGGGTTTCCCGTCCCTGCCCCTTAAAATTGCCTTCCCTCAGCTGCAGATCACCATTGTTGATTCATTAAAAAAACGAGTGACATTTTTAAATGAGTTAGCAAATCAATTAGGTTTAGAGAATGTAGCCTTTTATCATGATCGAGCTGAAACATTTGGTAAGAATAAAGCGTTTCGTGAGCAATTTGATGTGGTAACTGCCCGTGCGGTAGCCAGAATGTCTGTCCTTAGTGAATTATGCCTGCCACTTGTGAAAGTTGGAGGCACCTTTTTGGCTATGAAAGGGGCCAAATTTCAGGAAGAGGAAAAAGAGGCTGAAAAAGCTGTCCAGCAGCTGGGCGGGGAATGGAAGCGTATTTATGACTTTCCATTGCCAGAGGAAGATAGCAAACGTTACATTGCTGAAATAGACAAAGTAAAACAAACACCAAAACGTTTTCCGCGAAAACCAGGAACTCCTAATAAAAATCCAATCACTTAA
- the ychF gene encoding redox-regulated ATPase YchF — MSLTAGIVGLPNVGKSTLFNAITQAGAEAANYPFATIDPNVGIVEVPDHRLQKLTDMVNPKKTIPTAFEFTDIAGIVKGASKGEGLGNQFLSHIRQVDAICHVVRCFSDDNITHVSGQVNSVDDIETINLELILADLETVTKRLTRVEKMARQKDKQALAEYDVLTKLKEAFEADKPARAIDFSEEEMKTVQQYHLLTIKPVLYVANVGEDEIQNPDANENLQAVKEYAEKEGSNVITVCAKVEAEIAELDGEEKEMFLEELGIKESGLDQLIKASYDMLGLATFFTAGEQEVRAWTFKKGMKAPQAAGVIHSDFERGFIRAETVSYDDLMEAGSMAAAKERGKVRSEGKEYIVQDGDVILFRFNV, encoded by the coding sequence ATGTCTTTAACTGCAGGAATTGTCGGACTACCGAACGTAGGAAAATCTACATTATTTAATGCAATCACACAAGCCGGAGCAGAGGCGGCGAATTATCCGTTTGCTACGATTGATCCGAATGTTGGAATTGTTGAAGTGCCGGATCATCGTCTTCAAAAGCTGACAGATATGGTTAATCCTAAAAAAACCATCCCTACAGCATTTGAATTTACGGATATAGCCGGAATTGTTAAAGGGGCAAGTAAAGGCGAGGGGCTGGGAAACCAGTTTTTATCTCATATTCGTCAGGTGGATGCCATTTGCCATGTTGTCCGTTGTTTCAGTGACGATAATATTACACACGTATCCGGCCAGGTAAATTCAGTTGATGATATTGAAACCATTAATTTGGAATTAATTCTGGCTGACCTGGAAACTGTTACAAAACGACTTACACGAGTGGAAAAAATGGCGAGACAGAAGGACAAACAAGCTTTGGCAGAATATGATGTATTAACGAAATTGAAAGAGGCATTTGAAGCTGATAAGCCTGCCAGAGCGATTGATTTTTCAGAAGAAGAAATGAAAACCGTTCAACAGTATCATCTTCTAACCATTAAGCCAGTATTGTACGTAGCTAATGTTGGAGAAGATGAAATCCAAAACCCTGATGCTAATGAAAACTTACAGGCTGTGAAGGAATACGCTGAAAAAGAGGGATCAAATGTCATTACAGTCTGCGCTAAAGTTGAAGCAGAAATTGCTGAACTTGATGGTGAAGAAAAAGAGATGTTTTTAGAGGAACTTGGTATAAAAGAGTCAGGTCTGGACCAATTAATTAAAGCATCCTATGATATGCTTGGCCTTGCTACCTTCTTTACAGCAGGTGAACAGGAAGTAAGAGCGTGGACCTTTAAAAAAGGAATGAAGGCTCCACAAGCTGCCGGAGTCATTCATAGTGATTTTGAACGTGGTTTTATTCGGGCAGAAACGGTTTCTTACGATGATCTAATGGAGGCCGGATCCATGGCTGCAGCTAAAGAGCGTGGAAAAGTCCGTTCAGAAGGTAAGGAATATATCGTTCAGGACGGAGACGTTATTTTATTTAGATTTAATGTTTAA
- a CDS encoding DUF554 domain-containing protein: MALLGTLVNGLGIFAGTFIGLFLSKIPEKMKETIMSGIGLTVVMIGLSMSFTSDRVIVILLSLLTGAIIGELLQLDDKLNRLGEWIESKFQKQSGQSMIAQGFITASLIFVIGAMSVIGALDSGLRNDHEILFTKAMIDGFVALVLTTTLGFGVIFSIIPVVLYQGSIALFATQIEIWLPDSFLNTFIEDMTATGGLLILAIGLNLLNLTNIRVANLLPGILTVGFILAGYLAIT, from the coding sequence ATGGCGTTGTTAGGGACACTTGTAAATGGACTGGGAATATTCGCAGGTACATTCATTGGTTTGTTCTTAAGTAAAATACCTGAAAAAATGAAAGAAACAATCATGAGCGGTATTGGCCTGACGGTCGTCATGATTGGATTAAGTATGAGTTTCACATCTGATCGGGTGATTGTGATTTTGTTAAGTCTGCTGACAGGTGCGATTATCGGAGAACTATTACAACTGGACGATAAACTGAATCGTTTAGGGGAATGGATAGAATCAAAGTTTCAGAAGCAATCAGGTCAGTCCATGATTGCCCAAGGTTTTATAACGGCTTCATTGATTTTTGTGATTGGGGCAATGTCTGTCATTGGGGCATTGGATAGTGGCTTGAGAAATGACCATGAAATACTGTTTACAAAAGCAATGATTGATGGCTTTGTAGCTCTTGTTTTAACAACAACATTGGGTTTTGGTGTTATATTTTCTATTATTCCGGTTGTGCTTTATCAGGGCTCCATAGCTCTTTTTGCCACACAAATTGAAATTTGGCTTCCAGATTCCTTTTTAAATACATTCATTGAGGATATGACAGCTACAGGAGGGCTCCTTATTTTAGCTATCGGCCTGAATCTATTAAATCTCACCAATATCAGGGTTGCTAATCTATTACCTGGTATATTAACAGTAGGTTTTATTTTAGCCGGGTATCTGGCTATTACATAA
- the mnmG gene encoding tRNA uridine-5-carboxymethylaminomethyl(34) synthesis enzyme MnmG, producing MYDAGQYDVIVIGAGHAGVEAGLASAKRGAKTLMLTLNLDLIAFMPCNPSIGGPAKGVVVREIDALGGEMGKNIDKTHIQMRLLNTSKGPAVRALRAQADKVLYQSEMKKTLENQENLTLRQGMVERLLVEDGVCKGVITETQAVYYAKTVIVTTGTFMRGKVLIGDISYESGPNNQRPTITLSEQLDELGFDLVRFKTGTPPRVNSHSIDYSKTEIQPGDEEPRSFSYETTDFITDQLPCWLTYTGEFTHRIIDENLGRSAMYSGAVKGTGPRYCPSIEDKIVRFHDKPRHQIFLEPEGRNTDEVYVQGLSTSLPEDVQKKMLETIPGLENAEIMRAGYAIEYDSIVPTQLWPTLETKKIENLFTAGQINGTSGYEEAAGQGIMAGINAAAKALDKDTLILDRSQAYIGVLIDDLVTKGTNEPYRLLTSRAEYRLLLRHDNADMRLTEIGYQMGLVSNERYQKFVEKKRLVELEKKRLRKKIIKPESAVQQVLKDAGASELKEAVSAADLLKRPEVTYSIIKHLSEPEEELPLDVEEQVAIQIKYEGYIEKSNQKVERMRKMDNKTIPVDIDYDAIQGIATEAREKLKKVRPLSVGQASRISGVNPSDVSVLLVYIEQGNIARVSNE from the coding sequence ATGTATGATGCCGGGCAATATGATGTTATCGTCATTGGTGCTGGCCACGCTGGAGTAGAAGCAGGTCTTGCTTCAGCAAAAAGAGGGGCCAAAACCCTTATGTTAACATTAAATTTGGATTTAATTGCGTTTATGCCTTGTAATCCATCGATTGGTGGCCCTGCCAAGGGAGTAGTTGTACGGGAAATTGATGCACTTGGCGGGGAAATGGGTAAAAATATTGATAAAACTCATATTCAAATGAGACTTCTTAATACCAGTAAAGGCCCAGCTGTAAGGGCTTTACGCGCTCAGGCTGATAAAGTACTCTATCAGTCAGAAATGAAAAAGACATTGGAAAATCAGGAGAATTTAACGTTAAGACAAGGAATGGTCGAACGTTTATTAGTGGAAGATGGGGTGTGTAAAGGGGTTATAACGGAAACACAGGCTGTTTATTATGCCAAAACCGTTATCGTAACCACAGGTACATTTATGAGAGGTAAAGTTCTTATTGGGGATATTTCTTATGAAAGTGGTCCGAACAACCAAAGGCCCACCATCACATTATCTGAACAACTGGATGAACTCGGATTTGATCTGGTTCGGTTTAAGACTGGAACTCCACCACGTGTAAATAGTCATTCCATTGATTATTCTAAAACGGAAATTCAGCCTGGAGATGAAGAGCCAAGATCATTCTCCTATGAAACAACGGACTTTATTACTGATCAATTGCCTTGCTGGTTAACGTATACAGGAGAATTCACACACCGTATTATTGATGAAAATCTGGGCAGGTCTGCCATGTATTCAGGTGCGGTAAAAGGTACAGGACCTCGCTATTGTCCATCTATTGAGGATAAAATCGTCCGTTTCCATGATAAGCCAAGACATCAGATTTTCCTGGAACCTGAAGGAAGAAATACGGATGAAGTATACGTTCAGGGATTATCTACATCACTGCCTGAAGACGTACAGAAGAAAATGCTTGAAACCATCCCGGGTCTGGAAAATGCTGAAATTATGCGGGCTGGTTATGCAATTGAATATGACTCCATAGTACCTACACAGCTATGGCCAACATTAGAAACGAAAAAAATTGAAAACTTATTTACGGCAGGTCAAATTAACGGAACATCAGGCTATGAAGAAGCAGCAGGGCAAGGAATTATGGCTGGTATAAATGCTGCTGCCAAGGCTCTGGATAAAGATACCCTCATTTTAGATCGTTCTCAGGCCTATATCGGTGTTCTCATCGATGACCTCGTGACAAAAGGAACGAATGAACCGTATCGTCTGCTCACCTCACGCGCAGAGTATCGTTTGCTATTAAGACATGATAATGCAGATATGAGACTGACTGAAATCGGTTATCAGATGGGACTTGTCTCCAACGAACGTTATCAGAAATTTGTTGAGAAAAAACGTTTGGTTGAATTAGAGAAGAAGCGGCTGCGGAAAAAAATTATTAAGCCGGAATCCGCTGTCCAGCAGGTGTTAAAAGACGCAGGAGCAAGTGAACTAAAAGAAGCGGTCAGTGCAGCAGATCTCTTAAAACGGCCGGAAGTCACATACTCAATAATTAAACACTTAAGTGAGCCAGAAGAAGAATTGCCACTGGATGTTGAAGAACAGGTTGCCATTCAGATTAAATATGAAGGATATATTGAAAAATCCAACCAGAAAGTTGAAAGAATGAGAAAGATGGATAATAAGACGATTCCTGTTGATATTGATTATGATGCGATTCAGGGAATAGCAACTGAAGCCCGAGAAAAACTGAAAAAAGTCCGTCCATTATCTGTGGGCCAGGCTTCCAGAATTTCCGGTGTAAACCCTTCTGATGTTTCCGTCCTCCTGGTTTATATAGAGCAGGGGAATATCGCCCGCGTTTCAAATGAATAG
- a CDS encoding DUF951 domain-containing protein, producing the protein MDQSKQFGMNDVVEMKKPHPCGTNEWKIIRMGMDIRIKCEGCNHSVLIPRKKFEKKLKKIISRAEE; encoded by the coding sequence ATGGACCAAAGCAAACAATTTGGAATGAATGATGTTGTTGAAATGAAAAAGCCTCACCCTTGTGGAACAAACGAATGGAAAATTATTCGTATGGGTATGGATATACGAATAAAATGTGAAGGTTGTAATCATAGTGTACTGATACCCAGGAAAAAATTTGAGAAAAAGCTCAAAAAAATTATTTCCAGGGCAGAAGAATAA